In Phyllopteryx taeniolatus isolate TA_2022b chromosome 1, UOR_Ptae_1.2, whole genome shotgun sequence, the following proteins share a genomic window:
- the dnase1l1l gene encoding deoxyribonuclease I-like 1-like isoform X3, whose protein sequence is MRHTDPILAGRCSKWRAVMVHTVRTAALLCAVGLCALNAAFSMKICAFNIQSFGESKANNKKVMGILLKEVRDSKGRAIQALVKDLNRFDKSNTYSYIESERLGRKTYKEQYVYVYRNNVLKVKEQYQYPKLEVQGTNDTDVFSREPFIVRFHSPTTLMKDLVLIGQHTSPKSAMKEMDELYIVFREICRKWKTENVMILGDLNAACGYVTVKGWRAVRLRSDRKFRWLIGDEQDTTVREKTRCAYDRIIVHGREIIATIVPGSAQPFNFKETFHLTEDEALAVSDHFPVEVDLKPNHHYLLRSEL, encoded by the exons ATGCGGCACACGGATCCCATCCTTGCTGGACGTTGCTCAAAGTGGAG GGCGGTAATGGTGCACACGGTGAGGACTGCGGCTCTGCTGTGCGCGGTGGGGCTGTGTGCGTTGAACGCGGCTTTTTCCATGAAGATCTGCGCTTTTAACATTCAGAGCTTTGGAGAATCCAAGGCGAACAACAAGAAAGTTATGGGGATTCTACTGAAG GAGGTCCGCGACTCTAAAGGACGAGCAATACAAGCCTTGGTGAAAGATCTTAACAG GTTTGACAAATCCAACACGTATTCCTACATTGAAAGTGAGAGGCTTGGAAGGAAAACCTACAAGGAACAGTATGTCTACGTTTACAG AAACAATGTGCTGAAGGTGAAGGAGCAGTATCAATATCCAAAACTCGAGGTGCAGGGGACCAATGACACAGATGTCTTCTCCAGAGAACCGTTCATCGTTCGCTTTCACTCCCCTACCACAC tgatGAAGGATCTCGTCCTCATTGGCCAGCACACCAGCCCCAAAAGTGCCATGAAGGAGATGGACGAGCTGTATATTGTGTTCAGGGAGATCTGCAGGAAGTGGAAGACAGAG AATGTGATGATCTTGGGCGACCTGAACGCCGCCTGCGGCTACGTCACCGTCAAGGGTTGGCGAGCCGTTCGCCTGAGAAGCGACCGGAAATTTCGGTGGCTGATCGGAGACGAGCAGGACACGACCGTTCGGGAGAAGACGCGCTGTGCGTACGACAG GATCATTGTCCACGGACGTGAGATTATTGCCACCATAGTGCCCGGCTCTGCTCAGCCGTTCAACTTTAAAGAGACTTTCCATCTGACAGAAGATGAG GCCCTAGCGGTGAGCGACCATTTCCCCGTCGAGGTCGACCTGAAGCCAAACCACCATTATCTCCTGCGAAGTGAGCTGTAG
- the slc25a33 gene encoding solute carrier family 25 member 33: MAQKDTLLHLFAGGCSGTVGAIVTCPLEVLKTRLQSSGLTLRPVFQVQLGTLSGTGVIRPGTVTPGLVQVLRSILEKEGPRSLFRGLGPNLVGVAPSRAIYFAAYSKSKELFNGILVPNSGAVHMSSAGVAAFVTNSLMNPIWMVKTRMQLEKKARGEKKMNALQCARHVYKTEGIRGFYRGLTASYAGISETMICFLIYETLKKRLADNQLTSPNSENEKRASDFLRLMMAAAFSKGCASCIAYPHEVIRTRLREEGSKYKYFFQTGRLIALEEGYAAFYRGLIPQLIRQIPNTAIVLSTYELIVHLLGDSK; the protein is encoded by the exons ATGGCCCAGAAAGACACGCTTCTGCATCTCTTTGCTGGAGG GTGTAGCGGTACAGTGGGAGCCATCGTGACCTGCCCCTTGGAGGTGTTAAAGACACGACTACAGTCCTCCGGTCTCACCCTCCGGCCCGTCTTCCAGGTCCAGCTCGGTACCCTCAGTGGGACTGGGGTCATCCGGCCAGGAACTGTTACGCCTGGGCTGGTGCAAGTCTTACG ATCAATCCTCGAGAAAGAGGGACCAAGATCTCTTTTCCGCGGTCTGGGGCCAAATCTCGTCGGCGTGGCTCCGTCAAG AGCTATTTACTTTGCTGCATATTCCAAATCCAAAGAGCTCTTCAATGGGATACTGGTTCCCAATAGTGGTGCTGTGCACATGTCCTCTGCTGGTGTTGCAG CTTTTGTGACAAACTCTCTGATGAATCCCATCTGGATGGTCAAGACCAGGATGCAGCTAGagaaaaa AGCACGAGGAGAGAAGAAAATGAATGCCTTACAGTGCGCCCGCCATGTTTACAAAACTGAGGGTATCCGGGGCTTCTACCGCGGCCTGACCGCATCCTACGCCGGCATTTCCGAGACCATGATCTGCTTCCTCATCTATGAGACACTCAAGAAGCGGCTCGCTGACAACCAGCTTACGTCCCCAAACAGTGAAAACGAGAAAAGAGCTTCTGACTTCTTGCGCTTGATGATGGCGGCTGCTTTCTCAAAGGGATGTGCATCCTGCATAGCCTACCCACATG AGGTGATTCGGACAAGACTGCGTGAGGAAGGCAGCAAGTACAAGTATTTCTTTCAGACCGGGAGGTTAATAGCTTTGGAGGAAGGCTACGCAGCTTTTTATAGAGGACTCATTCCACAGCTAATTAGACAAATCCCCAACACAGCCATCGTCCTGTCCACATATGAACTCATTGTCCATCTACTGGGAGactccaagtaa
- the dnase1l1l gene encoding deoxyribonuclease I-like 1-like isoform X2, whose amino-acid sequence MRHTDPILAGRCSKWRAVMVHTVRTAALLCAVGLCALNAAFSMKICAFNIQSFGESKANNKKVMGILLKILSRCDLCLIQEVRDSKGRAIQALVKDLNRFDKSNTYSYIESERLGRKTYKEQYVYVYRNNVLKVKEQYQYPKLEVQGTNDTDVFSREPFIVRFHSPTTLMKDLVLIGQHTSPKSAMKEMDELYIVFREICRKWKTENVMILGDLNAACGYVTVKGWRAVRLRSDRKFRWLIGDEQDTTVREKTRCAYDRIIVHGREIIATIVPGSAQPFNFKETFHLTEDEALAVSDHFPVEVDLKPNHHYLLRSEL is encoded by the exons ATGCGGCACACGGATCCCATCCTTGCTGGACGTTGCTCAAAGTGGAG GGCGGTAATGGTGCACACGGTGAGGACTGCGGCTCTGCTGTGCGCGGTGGGGCTGTGTGCGTTGAACGCGGCTTTTTCCATGAAGATCTGCGCTTTTAACATTCAGAGCTTTGGAGAATCCAAGGCGAACAACAAGAAAGTTATGGGGATTCTACTGAAG ATTCTTTCCCGATGCGACTTGTGTCTCATTCAGGAGGTCCGCGACTCTAAAGGACGAGCAATACAAGCCTTGGTGAAAGATCTTAACAG GTTTGACAAATCCAACACGTATTCCTACATTGAAAGTGAGAGGCTTGGAAGGAAAACCTACAAGGAACAGTATGTCTACGTTTACAG AAACAATGTGCTGAAGGTGAAGGAGCAGTATCAATATCCAAAACTCGAGGTGCAGGGGACCAATGACACAGATGTCTTCTCCAGAGAACCGTTCATCGTTCGCTTTCACTCCCCTACCACAC tgatGAAGGATCTCGTCCTCATTGGCCAGCACACCAGCCCCAAAAGTGCCATGAAGGAGATGGACGAGCTGTATATTGTGTTCAGGGAGATCTGCAGGAAGTGGAAGACAGAG AATGTGATGATCTTGGGCGACCTGAACGCCGCCTGCGGCTACGTCACCGTCAAGGGTTGGCGAGCCGTTCGCCTGAGAAGCGACCGGAAATTTCGGTGGCTGATCGGAGACGAGCAGGACACGACCGTTCGGGAGAAGACGCGCTGTGCGTACGACAG GATCATTGTCCACGGACGTGAGATTATTGCCACCATAGTGCCCGGCTCTGCTCAGCCGTTCAACTTTAAAGAGACTTTCCATCTGACAGAAGATGAG GCCCTAGCGGTGAGCGACCATTTCCCCGTCGAGGTCGACCTGAAGCCAAACCACCATTATCTCCTGCGAAGTGAGCTGTAG
- the si:ch211-150o23.3 gene encoding uncharacterized protein si:ch211-150o23.3 isoform X2: MLSFLHILLTGLLGVLRDRVTAFDRIRLVNGENKCSGRVEILRHNQWGTVCDHGWDLRDADVVCLQLACGLAESALHGAAFGMGRGQIWLRHVQCSGHESSLTRCAVILHSHTRCTHENDAGVKCSGTLFMPILSLLSPHTVFSSGEAVRFSCSALSGHHVSDFHLYKHGASTPVVTQRAEMSQSRVEMTVSDIDTFHQGSYSCRYRVRGSSPSQLLSSPPSNSVNITVVELLTPQHWYNTSSEAPAGSVIKGHSFNITCSTPQPYPGGSFQLRLIRPNGTVRHSLPALRPSVTFNFAGAQSSDEGYYYCLYRVQLGGRTFVSRESQALPISIRDPDPVLSPVMISWLVSGLTFVVAVIIIIIVAKVLCNKERKPCELERETRSCVENTYVALSINKR, translated from the exons ATGCTGTCATTCCTCCACATCCTGCTAACGG GTTTGTTAGGGGTTCTGCGGGACAGGGTCACTGCCTTCG ACAGGATCAGACTTGTGAATGGCGAGAACAAGTGTTCCGGCCGTGTCGAGATTCTCCGACATAACCAGTGGGGGACAGTTTGCGACCACGGCTGGGACCTCCGCGATGCTGACGTGGTGTGCCTGCAGCTGGCGTGTGGCTTGGCAGAGTCGGCCCTCCACGGGGCAGCTTTTGGTATGGGCAGGGGGCAGATCTGGCTGAGGCACGTTCAGTGCTCGGGACACGAGTCCAGTTTGACCCGCTGTGCCGTCATCCTGCATAGTCACACCCGTTGCACCCATGAAAATGATGCAGGGGTAAAATGCTCAG GTACCCTTTTCATGCCCATCCTCTCACTATTGTCACCCCACACCGTGTTCTCTTCCGGAGAGGCAGTCCGGTTCAGCTGCAGCGCCTTGTCAGGTCACCACGTCAGCGACTTCCACCTGTACAAGCATGGAGCGTCCACGCCCGTGGTGACGCAGAGGGCCGAGATGAGTCAGTCACGGGTGGAGATGACTGTGTCCGACATAGACACATTCCACCAGGGCAGCTATAGCTGTCGCTACAGGGTCAGAGGCAGCTCGCCTTCTCAGCTGCTCAGCTCTCCGCCCAGCAACTCTGTCAACATCACTGTGG TGGAACTCCTGACCCCCCAGCACTGGTACAACACATCCTCTGAAGCCCCGGCTGGTTCCGTCATCAAGGGCCACAGTTTTAACATCACATGCTCCACACCGCAGCCGTACCCTGGAGGCTCCTTTCAGCTGCGACTCATCCGTCCCAATGGCACAGTGCGCCACTCTCTGCCTGCCCTCAGACCCTCCGTCACGTTCAACTTCGCCGGTGCTCAGAGCTCAGATGAGGGCTACTATTACTGCCTGTATCGGGTCCAGCTGGGGGGGCGCACCTTTGTCTCCAGAGAGAGCCAGGCTCTGCCCATATCTATAAGAG ACCCAGATCCAGTTCTGAGTCCAGTGATGATCAGTTGGCTAGTGTCTGGCCTGAcatttgttgttgctgtcatTATAATTATCATTGTGGCCAAGGTGCTGTGCAACAAGGAGAGGAAACCTTGTGAACTGGAGCGAGAGACCAGATCCT GTGTGGAAAACACTTATGTTGCATTGTCAATTAACAAGCGATGA
- the dnase1l1l gene encoding deoxyribonuclease I-like 1-like isoform X1: MRHTDPILAGRCSKWRAVMVHTVRTAALLCAVGLCALNAAFSMKICAFNIQSFGESKANNKKVMGILLKVHVISAMSSQNWTVDFGLTFLCKILSRCDLCLIQEVRDSKGRAIQALVKDLNRFDKSNTYSYIESERLGRKTYKEQYVYVYRNNVLKVKEQYQYPKLEVQGTNDTDVFSREPFIVRFHSPTTLMKDLVLIGQHTSPKSAMKEMDELYIVFREICRKWKTENVMILGDLNAACGYVTVKGWRAVRLRSDRKFRWLIGDEQDTTVREKTRCAYDRIIVHGREIIATIVPGSAQPFNFKETFHLTEDEALAVSDHFPVEVDLKPNHHYLLRSEL; the protein is encoded by the exons ATGCGGCACACGGATCCCATCCTTGCTGGACGTTGCTCAAAGTGGAG GGCGGTAATGGTGCACACGGTGAGGACTGCGGCTCTGCTGTGCGCGGTGGGGCTGTGTGCGTTGAACGCGGCTTTTTCCATGAAGATCTGCGCTTTTAACATTCAGAGCTTTGGAGAATCCAAGGCGAACAACAAGAAAGTTATGGGGATTCTACTGAAGGTACACGTTATCAGCGCAATGTCATCACAAAACTGGACAGTTGATTTTGGTCTGACTTTCCTTTGCAAGATTCTTTCCCGATGCGACTTGTGTCTCATTCAGGAGGTCCGCGACTCTAAAGGACGAGCAATACAAGCCTTGGTGAAAGATCTTAACAG GTTTGACAAATCCAACACGTATTCCTACATTGAAAGTGAGAGGCTTGGAAGGAAAACCTACAAGGAACAGTATGTCTACGTTTACAG AAACAATGTGCTGAAGGTGAAGGAGCAGTATCAATATCCAAAACTCGAGGTGCAGGGGACCAATGACACAGATGTCTTCTCCAGAGAACCGTTCATCGTTCGCTTTCACTCCCCTACCACAC tgatGAAGGATCTCGTCCTCATTGGCCAGCACACCAGCCCCAAAAGTGCCATGAAGGAGATGGACGAGCTGTATATTGTGTTCAGGGAGATCTGCAGGAAGTGGAAGACAGAG AATGTGATGATCTTGGGCGACCTGAACGCCGCCTGCGGCTACGTCACCGTCAAGGGTTGGCGAGCCGTTCGCCTGAGAAGCGACCGGAAATTTCGGTGGCTGATCGGAGACGAGCAGGACACGACCGTTCGGGAGAAGACGCGCTGTGCGTACGACAG GATCATTGTCCACGGACGTGAGATTATTGCCACCATAGTGCCCGGCTCTGCTCAGCCGTTCAACTTTAAAGAGACTTTCCATCTGACAGAAGATGAG GCCCTAGCGGTGAGCGACCATTTCCCCGTCGAGGTCGACCTGAAGCCAAACCACCATTATCTCCTGCGAAGTGAGCTGTAG
- the si:ch211-150o23.3 gene encoding uncharacterized protein si:ch211-150o23.3 isoform X1 yields the protein MLSFLHILLTGLLGVLRDRVTAFDRIRLVNGENKCSGRVEILRHNQWGTVCDHGWDLRDADVVCLQLACGLAESALHGAAFGMGRGQIWLRHVQCSGHESSLTRCAVILHSHTRCTHENDAGVKCSGTLFMPILSLLSPHTVFSSGEAVRFSCSALSGHHVSDFHLYKHGASTPVVTQRAEMSQSRVEMTVSDIDTFHQGSYSCRYRVRGSSPSQLLSSPPSNSVNITVVELLTPQHWYNTSSEAPAGSVIKGHSFNITCSTPQPYPGGSFQLRLIRPNGTVRHSLPALRPSVTFNFAGAQSSDEGYYYCLYRVQLGGRTFVSRESQALPISIRDPDPVLSPVMISWLVSGLTFVVAVIIIIIVAKVLCNKERKPCELERETRSCKSAFLQTFDTKYHLKNP from the exons ATGCTGTCATTCCTCCACATCCTGCTAACGG GTTTGTTAGGGGTTCTGCGGGACAGGGTCACTGCCTTCG ACAGGATCAGACTTGTGAATGGCGAGAACAAGTGTTCCGGCCGTGTCGAGATTCTCCGACATAACCAGTGGGGGACAGTTTGCGACCACGGCTGGGACCTCCGCGATGCTGACGTGGTGTGCCTGCAGCTGGCGTGTGGCTTGGCAGAGTCGGCCCTCCACGGGGCAGCTTTTGGTATGGGCAGGGGGCAGATCTGGCTGAGGCACGTTCAGTGCTCGGGACACGAGTCCAGTTTGACCCGCTGTGCCGTCATCCTGCATAGTCACACCCGTTGCACCCATGAAAATGATGCAGGGGTAAAATGCTCAG GTACCCTTTTCATGCCCATCCTCTCACTATTGTCACCCCACACCGTGTTCTCTTCCGGAGAGGCAGTCCGGTTCAGCTGCAGCGCCTTGTCAGGTCACCACGTCAGCGACTTCCACCTGTACAAGCATGGAGCGTCCACGCCCGTGGTGACGCAGAGGGCCGAGATGAGTCAGTCACGGGTGGAGATGACTGTGTCCGACATAGACACATTCCACCAGGGCAGCTATAGCTGTCGCTACAGGGTCAGAGGCAGCTCGCCTTCTCAGCTGCTCAGCTCTCCGCCCAGCAACTCTGTCAACATCACTGTGG TGGAACTCCTGACCCCCCAGCACTGGTACAACACATCCTCTGAAGCCCCGGCTGGTTCCGTCATCAAGGGCCACAGTTTTAACATCACATGCTCCACACCGCAGCCGTACCCTGGAGGCTCCTTTCAGCTGCGACTCATCCGTCCCAATGGCACAGTGCGCCACTCTCTGCCTGCCCTCAGACCCTCCGTCACGTTCAACTTCGCCGGTGCTCAGAGCTCAGATGAGGGCTACTATTACTGCCTGTATCGGGTCCAGCTGGGGGGGCGCACCTTTGTCTCCAGAGAGAGCCAGGCTCTGCCCATATCTATAAGAG ACCCAGATCCAGTTCTGAGTCCAGTGATGATCAGTTGGCTAGTGTCTGGCCTGAcatttgttgttgctgtcatTATAATTATCATTGTGGCCAAGGTGCTGTGCAACAAGGAGAGGAAACCTTGTGAACTGGAGCGAGAGACCAGATCCTGTAAGTCAGCATTTCTTCAAACCTTTGATACCAAGTATCATCTAAAAAATCCTTAG